TGGACCATTTGATAATAATGCCAAAGGTGCTTTTTTAGCCGGTATTGCCGGAAGCGAAGAGAGTGTGAAGTTCGGTTTGGTAGGGGCTGTAAAACATCCCCAGGTTCATTATGATTCGGTTAATTATAGTAAAGCACCGTGGGCAGCGCAACCTACACAGATGATTAGTTATGTGTCTTGCCACGATGATATGTGCCTGGTCGACAGACTGAAAGCGAGTGTGCCTGGTATTACTCCTGAAGAATTAGTCAAACTTGATAAACTGGCTCAGACAGCTGTTTTTACTTCCCAAGGAGTGCCGTTTATTTATGCAGGTGAAGAGATGATGCGCACTAAAAAGGGAGTGCATAATAGCTATAAAAGTCCCGATTCAATCAATGCTATTGATTGGCATCTGAAAGCGGTTCATGCTGATGTGTTTGCTTATTATAAAGGGCTCATTGCTCTCCGTAAAGCACATCCTGCTTTTCGTATGGGTAGTGCGGACTTGGTACGTAAACATTTGGAGTTTTTGCCTGTCGAGGGGAATAATATTATTGCTTTCCGACTGAAAGGTCATGCTAATGGCGATGCTTTGAATGATATTATCGTTGTGCTTAATGCACGTAAAGAGTTGGCTAAAATAACTGTTCCAAGAGGAAAATATATTGTGTTTTGTAAAAATGGTTTAATTAATGTCAGAGGCGGTTTAGGTTCTGTCTATGGTCCTGAAATTTATATTCCTGCGCAATCTGCTTTGATTATCGGTCGATATTAAAGAAAGAATGAGTTAGCTGTGATAAAGTTAACACGTCTTTTCCTTAAGTGAATACCTCCCTTAAAATGAATGGGTTGCTTTTGCAAAGTTAACGGGTTGCTTTTCAGAAAGCAACCCGTTAACTTTAAGCCTCTTTTTTTATTCGTTTTTCTCGTTTTCTATCTCTTTATCTCCTGAGTGTGCAGTCTGCTCTTTATATTCTGTAGGCGACATTCCATAAAAATCTTTGAAGGAATTAGAGAAATGTGGCAAGCTTGCAAACCCTGTGGCATAGGCTACTTCGGAGATGTTTAGGTCTTTCTCTTTGAAGAGAGCGGCAGCTTGTTTTAGACGAATGCCACGAATAAAATCACGCGCCGATTGGTTGGTAAGCTCTTTGAGTTTGCGGTGCATATGTACTCGGCTCATTCCTGCATTGGCAGCAAGCAATTCTACATTTAGTGCCGGATCTGATATGTGCTCATTGATAGTCTTCATGATCTTCTCCATCAGAGCTTCATCAGATGATTTTAGCTGTATTTTTCCGATTTTCTCTTCTACTCTTTTTTCGCCTGCATATTTATTCTTTAAACGCTCACGATTACTGATAAGGTTCACAATCGTAGTGCGCAGTAGATCGGTATTGAACGGCTTCATGATATACGCATCCGCTCCGGTTTCCAATCCCTCTAAGCGGTCTTCGGGTTTTGCTTTAGCAGTAAGCAGTATAACCGGAATATAATTAACATTGATATTTTGCTTTATTTTTCGGCAAAGCGTGATGCCATCCATCTCCGGCATCATGATGTCACTGATTACCAAATCCGGTTTTTCTTTCAATACATACTCTACTCCTTCACGCCCGTTTACACACTCTGCAATGTGATAATCGTGAGATAATTCATTGCGGATATACTGGCGTATCTCATCATCATCTTCGATAATGAGAATGCGGTAATGTGTTTTTGCCTTGGGCTTTACGACTTCTGTCTTTTGAGTCTCCTCTTCTTGGCCAATGAGTTCCGTTTTCTGAAGGTTCAAGGTGTTCTTTATTGCGATCTCTGAGGATGGATCTTCGAGTTCACTTTTCTGTAGATGCTTGTATCCTAGAGGCAAACGAACGATGAAATCTGTTCCAACTCCGTTCGTATGATTCTCTGCTTTAATGGTACCATGATGCAACTCTACAAGAGAGCGTGACAGATGCAATCCGATGCCTGTACCAAAGTTTGATTTGGTCAGATCATTGTCAATCTGATAAAAGCGTTCGAATATCTGCTTTATTTTATCTTGGTCGATACCTATGCCGGTGTCGGAGACAATAATTTCAAAATAATCTTTCAGAGGACCGTTGATACTTTTATCGTGTCCGATGCTAAGTTTTACGGTAATGCTTCCCCCTTCGGGAGTATACTTAAATGCGTTCGAGAGTACATTCAGCAGTACTTTGTCAAAATTGTTAAGATCTACCCATGCTTTTAGCTCCTTTTTCTGTTGACTGTTGGGTAGAGTAGTAGCATCCTCTTGTTTTTCTTCAGGTAGTTCGGTAAGGAAATTGAATGTGATGTTCTTTTTTTGAGCCTGATAATCAAACGTATGCATTAGATCGTCTATAAAGCCTACAATATCTGTTTCCCTGAATTTTAGATGCATCTGCCCTTTATCCAATTTTCGAATATCCATTAGCTGGTTGATTAACCTCAGGATACGCTGTGCGTTTCGATAAATCATCATATAGGTAGCCTGCTTTGGAGAATGTTCCGCTATTAATTTCTCTAGCGGACTGATAATCAGTGTCATCGGGGTACGTATCTCATGCGATATGTTGATGAAGAACTGTAATTTTGCTTCACTGATCTGTTCCTGATGTTCGCGTTTAAGTAGTTCTTGCTTATGATGTATACGAGAAAGAATATACATCGTACACGCATAAACAACAGCAACAAACAGTATGCTCCATATAGTGATTGCCCACCAGGTTTGATACCATGGAGGAGTAATTAAAATCTTTACTGTACGTATATTAGAGCAATTGTCGTGATCGCAGGCGCGTACTCTGAACGTATATTTCCCCGGAGCAAGGTTGCTGAAAGTCACCCTGTTAATTCCCGGATGGTTACTGATCCATTCTTTGCCCAATTCATCTATCTTATACTGATAGCTGATACGTTCGGGATTATTGAATTCGAGTACGGAAAACTCTATGCTAAAAGTATTTTCATTGTATGCCAAGGTAAAATGATTAGCATCCATGACAGATGTATCTGTTATCACATTATTCCCCGATTTATCTCCTTTTCTCACAGCATGATTAGCTAAATAAAGCTCTGTGATAATAACTTTTAGTTCTTTCTTTCGTTCGGTAATCTCCTTAGGGTAGAATGTTGTGATACCACTTGTGCCACCAAAGTAAATCTTACCGCGCTTGTCTTTAAAGAATGCACCACGAGTAAACTCATTCCCTTGGATGCCATCACATGCATAATAATTGATGAATTTCTTTTCTTTGACTATGAATTTAGATAGCCCCTGATAGGTGCTGATCCATATATTATGGTGTTCATCTTCTGCCAATCCGCAGATAACATCACTAGGCAAGCCGTTGGATATGTTGAAAGTCGTTGTATTTAGTGTCTCTTTATCGAAGCAAGCCAATCCCTCCGAGGTACCTGCCCATATTTTTCCGTCCGTGGTTTCGAGCAGTGTATATACTACATATCTCGGTAGCAGATTATTCTTGTCTTTATAATTGATGAAGCTATTTTTTACCGGATCCAAACAAGACAATCCTTTATAAGTTCCGATCCATAACATGCCACGATGATCTTCCATTATACAGTTTACCCAGTCATTAGGCAATTTATCGATCTTCCAGTCGTCATTTTCGCTTCGGGTAGATTCATAATGAGTCATTTGGTAAGTGCGAAGATTAAGTTTGTAGATTCCGGATCCATAAGTCCCTATCCATAAATTCTTATTTTTGTCTTCCGTTATGCAGAGCACCTTTTCATTACCGTTGCCGTCAATCTGGCGCGAAAAGTTGTTGAAATACTCACATTTACCGGTACGTTTATCCACTTTAGCCAGTCCGCTGAAATAAGAGCCTATCCATAGATTTTGGTCAGAGTCTTCATAGATACACATGATTGTTCCCGGTACTGAATGAGGATTTCCTGCCTGCGGACCGAAATGCTTCAATTGTTCTCCTTCATCATTGATGGCATATAAACCGTCGTTATCCGTTCCTACCCATGTAGTTCCCGTTTTGTCGGTGCAAATAGCCATGACGCTACTAGAGCCGATTGTGTTTTTTCGGATGGACTTATAACCGTAGTAGCCAAATTTATTTTGAGTTCCGGGGATTAATATAATTCCCTTTTGGAAAATGCCAAGCCACAAATTATTGTCTCTATCTTCGATGAGTGAATGAATTTTTGATTTGGAAAAATCGAAAGGTGCGGCATTTATTTTACTGTCTTCTATGACGTTTTTCTTTGCATTATACTCTTTGAGCCCTTCTCCGTCTGTTCCGATGAAAAGTTTCTCCTGTTGGTCTATCATCAGAGTGCGGATGTTTAATAATACATGATTCTTATAGGTGATTGACTCAAATCGGCTGTCTGAATAATAATGTTCGGCAGGTAATCTGAATAAGCCTCCGGTAAGAGTACCTACATATATATTTCCTTTTTTATCTTCAGTAATGGCATATACGTCTTCGCTAGAAAGCCCTTGAGAGGCTCTGAAACATTGCAAGGTTTTTTTTTCAGGGGAATATCGGAAAAGGCCTTTATCTTCTGAAGCAATCCAGAGATTTTGTTTGCTATCTTCAAAAATGACGTTTAGGAAGTTGCTATGCATTTTATTAATGAGTTCCCCTTCGGTGTTAAATTCATGCTCTTCCTTACCTTTCTTTAAAGAAATGACCCCTTGTCCGGATGTGGCGATCCATAAATCTCCGTTTTTACGCTCTATAATAGAGGTGATGTGCGGATTTGTTCGTCCGTCTTCCCTGTGAACACGAATTTCCTTGAAAGAATCAGTAGCACGGTCATATAGCTGTAAGCCGCTGATACACCCTATCCAAAATCGATTGAAACTATCTTCAAACAGCGTTCGTACATAGTTGTTTTTCAAACTGGTACTATCATTGGGTATGTGCTTATAAATAGAGAAACGCATTCCGTCGAAACGGTTTAGTCCATTCTCCGTGGCAATCCAAATAAATCCTTTTTTATCCTGATATACTTGATTGATCAGGCTGTTGGATAGTTCTTTGTCAGAAGAGTAAAATTTACCTGTTTGTGCTTTCGTGTGGAAAGGTGATAATAGTATAAAGATTATAATAATAAGGATGATCTTTTTCATAAAACTGAGATAGCGTTAACTTTGAAACACAAAGATATGTAAATCCTTTATTTATAACGAAGAGAAATCTTATTCTTTTAGCGAAAAAATAGGAATACCTGGTAAAATACCTTCTCATACGATAAATGTTTCACTTTTACCCCTTTAATGTTACGCTGAGAAAAGCTTATGTAACACTAATTTCTAAAAATGTAATATTGACGCAACTCTGTGTAACAGATTTATTAATATATATTAGTAGTATTATATACATTTGCCGAACTATGTTAACGCATGTTTATTGATGAATATTATGAAAAATGACAAACTATTGAAATCTTTGTTGGCTTTATTGTTTTCGTCTTGTGTATTGGATGTATCCTACTCTTGCACTTCTAGTGATCACCTAGGAACTCTTAAACCTGTATCTCAGGGAAAAGCTGTTGCTCTTTTTGATGATTTTAGCTATAAGGGAGAGGATGACTTTTATGAAAAGACCCCTTTACCTGATGCTAGTAGCTTCTATAACCCGATTTTGCCGGGTTGGTATTCTGATCCCAGTATATGCAGAAAGGGTGACGACTATTTTCTTGTGACTTCAACATTTTCTTATTTCCCTGGTGTACCTATTTTTCATAGTAAAGATCTGATGAATTGGCGACAAATAGGAAATGTGCTCAATCGCCCTTCTCAACTTGTTAATATGATTGGTCAGCACATTAGTGGAGGTATTTTTGCTCCTGCTATTTCTTATAATCCACATAATGATACCTATTATATGATTACTACTAATGTAGGTGCAGGCAATTTCTTCGTAAAAACGAAAGACCCGTTTGGAGAGTGGTCTGATCCTATATGGCTACCTGATGTAAAAGGCATTGATCCTTCCTTCTTTTTTGATGATAATGGAAAGGCATACATTGTGAACAATGATGAGCCTGAAGGAGAGCCTGAATATAATGGTCATAGGGCTATTAGAGTGCAAGAGTTTGATCCGGCTACTGACAAGACTTTCGGCCCTCGTAAAGTACTTATTAATAAAGGAGCACATCCTGAAGATAAACCGATTTGGATTGAAGGTCCGCACATGTACAAGATCAATGGACGATATTTCTTAATGTCGGCAGAAGGAGGTACCAGTACATGGCATTCTGAAGTTATTTTTAGTGGTGATTCTCCTATGGGTACCTTTGTGCCATGGAAAAACAATCCGATACTAACACAAAGGCATTTGAATCCTCAGCGCCCTAACCCTATTACCTGCGCGGGGCATGCTGATTTAGTTCAAACAAAAGAAGGCGATTGGTGGGCTGTTTTCTTGGCATGCCGACCTATAGATAATAAGTTTGAAAATTTGGGACGCGAAACTTTTATGATGCCTGTGAAATGGAGTGATGATGGTTTTCCATATATGACTCAGGGGGACGACTTAGTGCCGATGCTCCTAAAGAGAGAAGGAGTAAAAAGAGATAAGACAGTTACATTTGGTAATTTTGAGGTTACGGATGATTTCTCCTCTTCCCAATTAGGACTGGAATGGATGACTTTAAGAACCCCTGGAACTGATCTATATTCTCTGTCAGAAAATCCCGGTTATCTTACACTGAAATGTAGCGATGTAGCTGCTACTGAAAAGAAAACTCCGGCTTTTATCTGCCGTCGCATGCAACATCATAAATTTGAATGCACCACACAGATGCTTTTTGATCCTTCGGATGATAAATCATCAGCCGGTCTTTTACTCTTTAAAGATGAAACGCATCAATATTTCCTTGCTGTTAGTAAGCAGGGAGACGAAAAATGCATTGCTCTTGAAAAGGTCGGAAACTCGGCTAATACAATATTGGCTAGTAAGAATTTTGATAAAGAGGCGAAAGCGATTGATTTGAAAGTTGTATCAAAAGGACTCTATTATGATTTTTATTATGCTGTAGAAAAAGGTAAATGGCTTTTGTTGAGCGAGAACGTAGATGCCGGATATTTATCTACGAGCAATGCTAATGGATTTACCGGAACAACAATTGGCATGTATGCCGTTCAAAAATAAGAGAAAAATAATTGTAAAATTTAAAAACCGATCTAATTTATGAAAGCCAAGTATGACAATAGTTAATGGTATTTTTTTATTGATTTGTGAAAGAGAAATGAATTTTATTAATATCTCAAACTAATATTAAATGAAAAATGTAGTAAAACAGATTCAGAGGACTACTCTCCTTTTTTTGTGTATGCTATTGTATAGTATTACAATATCTGCACAAAGTGGGATTATAGTGAAAGGAATAGTAGTGGATGAAAAAAATGAACCGGTGATAGGGGCGAATATCACTTTAAAGGGGAACAATGCAGTGGGTACAATTGCCGACTTGGATGGACATTTCTCTTTAGAAGTTCCTAGCACTAAATCAATTCTTGTTATTTCATTCATAGGAATGACAACTCAGGAGGTGAAAGTACAGGCAAATAAGCAACTTCATGTTATCTTGAAAGTTGATAATGTGCAGTTGGGCGAAGTTGTCGTTGTAGGTTATGGTCAACAAAAGAAAGCTAGTGTTGTAGGAGCAATAACTCAAACGACTGGTAAGGTGCTCGAACGCGCGGGTGGTGTGAGTGATCTAGGATCGGCACTGACTGGTAACTTGCCCGGTGTGGTTACCATGCAAGGTACAGGTATGCCTGGTGAAGAAGAACCGAAAATTGTTATTCGTGGTTCCAGTTCATGGAATAATAGCGATCCATTGGTGTTAGTCGATGGAATTGAACGTCCGATGAATTCAGTGGATATTACTTCAGTACAATCTATATCTGTATTGAAAGATGCTTCTGCTACAGCTGTGTATGGTGTGAAGGGAGCGAATGGGGTTGTCTTAATTACTACTAAACGTGGTACTGAAGGTAGTGCGAAAATAGAGATCGGATTTAATGCAACGATGAAAGCTCCATCAAAGCTTCCAAGCAAGCTCGATTCTTATGATGCATTTATGGCTCGTAATACTGCAATAGAACATGAGTTAGGATTAAGACCTGATTCATGGGCAATGATCCGGTCACAAGAATATATTGATAACTATCGTAATCAGACCACAGTAGAACAGCGAGAACGTTATCCGAATGTTGATTGGCAAAAAGCGTTATTTAAAGACAATGCGATGTCTTATAGTGCAAACATAAATGTAAGCGGTGGTACTAAGTTTGTAAAATATTTTGCTTCTGCGGATTATGTTCACGAAGGAGATTTATTCCGTCTCTATGACAATAACCGTAATTATAATTCTGGTTATGGCTATAATCGTCTTAATGTTCGTAGTAACCTTGATTTCAATATAACGAAAACAACGGTATTTAAAATGAACCTATCCGGTTCAAATGGTATCAGAAAAGCTCCTTGGAATAATGGGAGTGCTACTGAATGGCAGATAGGGCAGCAGTGGGCTGGTGCTTACAACATTGCTCCTGATGTATTCCTTCCACAATATTCAGATGGAAGTTGGGGATATTATCCGTCTATTTCTAACGTTTCTAATTCAGCTCAGAATTTATCTATTGGAGGAACGATGCAAACGACTACTACCCGTATTAATACGGATTTCATTTTGCAACAAGATCTGAGCTTTATTACCAAAGGTTTATCTGCGAGAGGTACTGTTTCTTGGGATAATGTTTTTGTAGAGAAAAACAGAGGTATTAATGATACTTATAATTCAGCACAAACAAAATGGATAGATCCTGTAACTGGTCAAGTAAGATATGGTCAGAATTTTGAATCGAATAATGGATTCGATTGGACGCAAGGTGTGAATTGGTCTTCTGTAGCTGGAGATGTTGATAATGGTGCAACTGTGCGCAATCTTTATTATCAGGCGCAATTGAATTGGGCGCGCGATTTTAAAAAACATAGTGTAACAGCTATGGGATTGTTCAGCCGTCAGGAAAATGCTAGAGGTAGTGTGATGCCGACTTATCGTGAAGACTGGGCATTTCGTACAACCTATAATTATGCCAATAAATATTTTGTTGAATATAATGGAGCTTATAATGGATCTGAAAAATTTAGCAAGGAAAACCGTTTTGCTTTCTTCAATTCAGGTGCTCTAGGATGGATGATTTCTGAAGAGAAGTTTATGAATTTCTCTAAGAAATGGTTGGATATGTTGAAAATAAGAACTTCTTACGGTGAAATTGGAGATGATAATGTTGGAGGAGATCAATTTGATTCGAGCAGACGCTGGCTTTATATGAACCAATGGGCATATGGAGGTCATACTAAAATGGATTTAAACCAAAAAGAAAGTATTTATACATGGTATCGCGAATCTGGAATCGGAAATGAGGATGTAAAATGGGAAACAGTTAAGAAGTTTAATTTAGGAGTAGACTACTCATTTCTTGATGGTTTGCTTGCTGGTACTGTAGAAGTCTTTGAGGATAATCGTTCTAACATTTTGATTTGGGGATCAGATCGTGCAATCCCATCTTATTATGGAACAACACCTCCTACTGTAAATAAGGGTAAGGTGCGTACGAAAGGTTATGAGTTAGAATTGCGCTTAAATAAAACCTTTAGAAACCAACTACACTTGTGGGGTAACTTTAGCATGACTCATGCGAAAAACGAAGTGTTAGTGAAAGATGATCAACCACTGAGGCCTAATTATCAAAAAGCAGCAGGATATACTATTGGTCAGTATAGATCATACATTGACGCAGGATTTATTCAGAATTATGACCAATTATACGGTAGTCCCGCTTATGATGCGAATGATGCTGATAAATTACCGGGCGACTATTACATTGTTGACTTCAATGGAGATGGGGTTATTGATAACAAAGACCAGGCTCCTTACGGATATTCCGGGACTCCACAAAATACGTTTAATGCAACACTTGGATTTGAGTGGAAAGGCTTTAGCGCATTTGTACAATTCTATGGTGTTACGAACGTAACTCGCGACGTGCCATTAAATAGTTTTGGTGGTAAGATGAATACGGTATATGACACAGGTACATGGTGGTCTAAAGATAATCCTCATGCGGATGTTACAGTTCCTCGTTGGAATTCTACTTTAGGCTATACCGGCACAAAAAATTTATATGACGGTTCTTATATCCGCCTTAAAAATGCCGAAGTCTCTTATACTTTTAAGAAAGGTTGGGTAAAGAAAATTGGTCTTAATAATCTGAAGATTTATCTAAATGGTAATAATCTTTGGTTGTGGACCAGAATGCCTGATGACCGTGAAGCAAACTTATCAGGGGCAGGTTTTCTAGGAGCTTATCCTACGGTAAGACGTTATAATTTAGGTATTAAATTCACGTTATAAAGTAAAGTATGATGAAAAAAATATATAAAACTTTTCTGCGAACATGTTTCTTCTCCCTTCTATTGGGAACAAGTTTGATGTCCTGTTCCGATTATTTGGATAAACAACCTGAGGCAACAGTATCCGGTGAGGAAGCATTTAAAAATTTCCGAAACTTTCAAGGATATATCGAAGAGATATACAATTGTATACCTGATAAAGAAAAATGTAATTATTGTCCTTCATGGAATTGGGGTGATGACGAGATTTTTAACCCTGAAGCTGACAATCGCATGACTCATCAAGCCGATCTTGGTAATTTCCGGGCTTGGCAGTCAACAGGAAATTGGCTATATAAATCTGGTAGTCCATCTTCTGGCGCTGGTTTTGATCACTCTTTATGGCCACAATCTTGGTATTGCATTCGTAAGGCGAATCTTGGGCTTGCTAACTTGGATAAACTCACTACTGCTACACAAGAAGAGAAGGATATTATTGCAGGTCAATTGTATTTCTTTCGTGCATGGTGGCATTTTGAATTGATACAATACTTTGGTGGTTTACCTTATGTGGATCAAGTACAAGATTCAAAGGTGAAATTAGAGTTACCTCGATTGACCTATCAGGAATGTGCTGATAAAATTGCTGCAGACTTCAGAAAAGCGGCCGACTTGTTACCTCTCAATTGGGATGATACTGATGTGGGTAAAGATACGCAAGGAAAGAATCAGCTTCGTCTTAATAAAATAATGGCTTTAGGCTATTTAGGTAAAAATTACCTCTGGGCTGGCAGTCCGTTGATGAAAAATGGGGCGCAAGTTGGAGGTAGTCAGACTTATAATTATGATGATGCTTATTGCAAAAAGGCTGCTGAAGCTTTTGGAGAACTCTTGGGTTTGGTGCAAAGTGGACAAACACAATATGAACTAGCTGAATTCAACTATAAAAATATTTACAATCATGAAAAGGCATCTGATGCTGTAAGTTGTTTTTCGGATATTTTTTATACTACCCGACAGAATTGGTTGATGCCAGGAAGTGTGGAAGCTATTTTTAGAGGACCGTCTCGCGATGCTAACTCAAGTAACTGGAATACCGCGAAAGTTTTTGGTCCGAAAGTGGCTAATCTTATAACTCAAGATAATGTAATTCATCAACCGACGGCTAATATGGTGAATATGTATGGAATGGCCAACGGGCTTCCTTTAGATGATCCCAATTCCGGTTTTGATCCGAGCCATCCATTCAAGAATCGTGATCCGCGTTTTTATCATGACATTGTTTTTGATGGTTTCCACTATGTATATGGTACCTTAACTGCAGAGCAAGAACCTTATCGTTATTGTGAACTTTATACAGGAGGAAATATGAGGCCAGTTGAAAATGCAAGTCGTACGGGATATTTTATTCAAAAATTAGTGCCTCATACTTGTAATCAAGGTGATAAAACGTATGATTGGGGTGGAAACTTCCATTGTTATTTACCTTATATGCGTTTGAGTGATATCTATTTAATGTATGCGGAAGCTTGTGCTTCGTTTGGGGGTGCTAATGGAAGAGCTTCAAATCTTCAACTGACAGCTGAGGGTGCTATCAATAAAATTCGTGAACGTTGTGGCGCTGCTCATGTGGCTGCTTCATATGTGAACGATAATCATAAATTCATGGATGAAATTCGACGTGAACGTGCTGTAGAACTAGCTTTTGAAGGATTTCGTTTCAATGACCTGCAACGTTGGTTGCTACTCACAGAGTATCCTTATACGGTAAAAACATCTCAAGAGTTTGATCGTATGGAGAGTGCTGATTTCTTTAAAGCAAATGATCCGAGAGATGCAAGAGTTGCCAATTTTAGACAAGAAGTTATTTTGACTCGTAACTTTAGTGTAAAACACTATTGGTTCCCATTACCGGATAATGATGTATACCTCTATCCGGAATTCCCGCAAAATCCGGGTTGGTAATCTATTGTTTAGAAAATGAACGTATAATTTATAAATGAATAAAAAATGAAATATATACAGACTAAATTCATTTTATGTGCTCTGTTTG
This is a stretch of genomic DNA from uncultured Bacteroides sp.. It encodes these proteins:
- a CDS encoding two-component regulator propeller domain-containing protein produces the protein MKKIILIIIIFILLSPFHTKAQTGKFYSSDKELSNSLINQVYQDKKGFIWIATENGLNRFDGMRFSIYKHIPNDSTSLKNNYVRTLFEDSFNRFWIGCISGLQLYDRATDSFKEIRVHREDGRTNPHITSIIERKNGDLWIATSGQGVISLKKGKEEHEFNTEGELINKMHSNFLNVIFEDSKQNLWIASEDKGLFRYSPEKKTLQCFRASQGLSSEDVYAITEDKKGNIYVGTLTGGLFRLPAEHYYSDSRFESITYKNHVLLNIRTLMIDQQEKLFIGTDGEGLKEYNAKKNVIEDSKINAAPFDFSKSKIHSLIEDRDNNLWLGIFQKGIILIPGTQNKFGYYGYKSIRKNTIGSSSVMAICTDKTGTTWVGTDNDGLYAINDEGEQLKHFGPQAGNPHSVPGTIMCIYEDSDQNLWIGSYFSGLAKVDKRTGKCEYFNNFSRQIDGNGNEKVLCITEDKNKNLWIGTYGSGIYKLNLRTYQMTHYESTRSENDDWKIDKLPNDWVNCIMEDHRGMLWIGTYKGLSCLDPVKNSFINYKDKNNLLPRYVVYTLLETTDGKIWAGTSEGLACFDKETLNTTTFNISNGLPSDVICGLAEDEHHNIWISTYQGLSKFIVKEKKFINYYACDGIQGNEFTRGAFFKDKRGKIYFGGTSGITTFYPKEITERKKELKVIITELYLANHAVRKGDKSGNNVITDTSVMDANHFTLAYNENTFSIEFSVLEFNNPERISYQYKIDELGKEWISNHPGINRVTFSNLAPGKYTFRVRACDHDNCSNIRTVKILITPPWYQTWWAITIWSILFVAVVYACTMYILSRIHHKQELLKREHQEQISEAKLQFFINISHEIRTPMTLIISPLEKLIAEHSPKQATYMMIYRNAQRILRLINQLMDIRKLDKGQMHLKFRETDIVGFIDDLMHTFDYQAQKKNITFNFLTELPEEKQEDATTLPNSQQKKELKAWVDLNNFDKVLLNVLSNAFKYTPEGGSITVKLSIGHDKSINGPLKDYFEIIVSDTGIGIDQDKIKQIFERFYQIDNDLTKSNFGTGIGLHLSRSLVELHHGTIKAENHTNGVGTDFIVRLPLGYKHLQKSELEDPSSEIAIKNTLNLQKTELIGQEEETQKTEVVKPKAKTHYRILIIEDDDEIRQYIRNELSHDYHIAECVNGREGVEYVLKEKPDLVISDIMMPEMDGITLCRKIKQNINVNYIPVILLTAKAKPEDRLEGLETGADAYIMKPFNTDLLRTTIVNLISNRERLKNKYAGEKRVEEKIGKIQLKSSDEALMEKIMKTINEHISDPALNVELLAANAGMSRVHMHRKLKELTNQSARDFIRGIRLKQAAALFKEKDLNISEVAYATGFASLPHFSNSFKDFYGMSPTEYKEQTAHSGDKEIENEKNE
- a CDS encoding glycoside hydrolase family 43 protein, with the translated sequence MKNDKLLKSLLALLFSSCVLDVSYSCTSSDHLGTLKPVSQGKAVALFDDFSYKGEDDFYEKTPLPDASSFYNPILPGWYSDPSICRKGDDYFLVTSTFSYFPGVPIFHSKDLMNWRQIGNVLNRPSQLVNMIGQHISGGIFAPAISYNPHNDTYYMITTNVGAGNFFVKTKDPFGEWSDPIWLPDVKGIDPSFFFDDNGKAYIVNNDEPEGEPEYNGHRAIRVQEFDPATDKTFGPRKVLINKGAHPEDKPIWIEGPHMYKINGRYFLMSAEGGTSTWHSEVIFSGDSPMGTFVPWKNNPILTQRHLNPQRPNPITCAGHADLVQTKEGDWWAVFLACRPIDNKFENLGRETFMMPVKWSDDGFPYMTQGDDLVPMLLKREGVKRDKTVTFGNFEVTDDFSSSQLGLEWMTLRTPGTDLYSLSENPGYLTLKCSDVAATEKKTPAFICRRMQHHKFECTTQMLFDPSDDKSSAGLLLFKDETHQYFLAVSKQGDEKCIALEKVGNSANTILASKNFDKEAKAIDLKVVSKGLYYDFYYAVEKGKWLLLSENVDAGYLSTSNANGFTGTTIGMYAVQK
- a CDS encoding TonB-dependent receptor; the protein is MKNVVKQIQRTTLLFLCMLLYSITISAQSGIIVKGIVVDEKNEPVIGANITLKGNNAVGTIADLDGHFSLEVPSTKSILVISFIGMTTQEVKVQANKQLHVILKVDNVQLGEVVVVGYGQQKKASVVGAITQTTGKVLERAGGVSDLGSALTGNLPGVVTMQGTGMPGEEEPKIVIRGSSSWNNSDPLVLVDGIERPMNSVDITSVQSISVLKDASATAVYGVKGANGVVLITTKRGTEGSAKIEIGFNATMKAPSKLPSKLDSYDAFMARNTAIEHELGLRPDSWAMIRSQEYIDNYRNQTTVEQRERYPNVDWQKALFKDNAMSYSANINVSGGTKFVKYFASADYVHEGDLFRLYDNNRNYNSGYGYNRLNVRSNLDFNITKTTVFKMNLSGSNGIRKAPWNNGSATEWQIGQQWAGAYNIAPDVFLPQYSDGSWGYYPSISNVSNSAQNLSIGGTMQTTTTRINTDFILQQDLSFITKGLSARGTVSWDNVFVEKNRGINDTYNSAQTKWIDPVTGQVRYGQNFESNNGFDWTQGVNWSSVAGDVDNGATVRNLYYQAQLNWARDFKKHSVTAMGLFSRQENARGSVMPTYREDWAFRTTYNYANKYFVEYNGAYNGSEKFSKENRFAFFNSGALGWMISEEKFMNFSKKWLDMLKIRTSYGEIGDDNVGGDQFDSSRRWLYMNQWAYGGHTKMDLNQKESIYTWYRESGIGNEDVKWETVKKFNLGVDYSFLDGLLAGTVEVFEDNRSNILIWGSDRAIPSYYGTTPPTVNKGKVRTKGYELELRLNKTFRNQLHLWGNFSMTHAKNEVLVKDDQPLRPNYQKAAGYTIGQYRSYIDAGFIQNYDQLYGSPAYDANDADKLPGDYYIVDFNGDGVIDNKDQAPYGYSGTPQNTFNATLGFEWKGFSAFVQFYGVTNVTRDVPLNSFGGKMNTVYDTGTWWSKDNPHADVTVPRWNSTLGYTGTKNLYDGSYIRLKNAEVSYTFKKGWVKKIGLNNLKIYLNGNNLWLWTRMPDDREANLSGAGFLGAYPTVRRYNLGIKFTL